Proteins from a single region of Paramormyrops kingsleyae isolate MSU_618 chromosome 9, PKINGS_0.4, whole genome shotgun sequence:
- the LOC111839054 gene encoding neurexophilin-1 yields the protein MQATSWCAIVLLAPAICMVFCASTSLPGKSVLLAGSPKSTLQQIWTGSTKDLSISRLLSQALGGKENGSSLDLQYKTPQPYSEQDFWDWLRNSTYLPESRFRAKRRPIVKTGKFKKMFGWGDFQSNIKTVKLNLLITGKIVDHGNGTFSVYFRHNSTGQGNVSVSLVPPTKIVEFDMAQQSVIDAKDSKSFNCRIEYEKVDKATKTTPCNYDPSKTCFQEQTQSHVSWLCSKPFKVICIFISFYSTDYKLVQKVCPDYNYHSDTPYFPSG from the coding sequence GTTTTCTGTGCCAGCACATCACTTCCCGGGAAGTCGGTCCTTCTTGCAGGAAGCCCTAAGTCTACATTACAGCAGATATGGACAGGAAGCACTAAGGACTTGTCCATCAGCCGCCTCTTGTCACAGGCTCTCGGTGGGAAGGAGAATGGCAGTTCCCTGGACCTGCAGTACAAAACACCACAGCCTTACTCAGAGCAGGACTTCTGGGACTGGCTCCGGAACTCCACGTACCTCCCGGAGTCCCGCTTCCGAGCCAAGCGGCGTCCCATCGTCAAAACTGGGAAATTCAAGAAAATGTTCGGCTGGGGGGACTTTCAGTCCAACATCAAGACGGTGAAGCTGAACCTGCTGATCACTGGTAAGATTGTGGACCACGGTAATGGGACGTTCAGCGTCTACTTTCGCCACAACTCCACCGGACAGGGGAACGTGTCCGTCAGCCTGGTGCCGCCCACCAAGATCGTGGAGTTCGACATGGCGCAGCAGTCGGTCATCGATGCCAAAGATTCCAAGTCGTTTAACTGTCGCATTGAGTACGAGAAGGTGGACAAGGCCACGAAAACGACGCCCTGCAATTATGACCCTTCGAAGACGTGCTTCCAGGAGCAGACGCAGAGTCATGTTTCGTGGCTCTGTTCGAAGCCTTTCAAAGTCATCTGCATCTTCATTTCCTTCTACAGCACCGATTACAAGCTTGTGCAGAAAGTTTGCCCGGACTACAACTACCACAGTGACACTCCGTATTTTCCATCCGGCTAA